A genome region from Manihot esculenta cultivar AM560-2 chromosome 5, M.esculenta_v8, whole genome shotgun sequence includes the following:
- the LOC110615101 gene encoding kinesin-like protein KIN-8A isoform X3, translating to MPVSTRSQINNQDQNGSNTEQRTRNTSDQEGTHASVPLRNPHQGLKEKLKALTLLYEQQKKASSTLRNLSPKPEDKRFSTNPSVDLLSSCRKKEKDFEETKDSEQDNVIKDSKIPTVPTLPYAMLNSTVTRNLQAPANDAKENPVMDPDRVIGFSLCARKANVSTTVARKLSMESSVPQTEPRGFLGNENVLEVGKLEAVYQKNEASESRILVFVRLRPMFRKEREAGLRCCVKIVNRKDVYLTEFANENDYLRLKRIRGRHFAFDASFSDSTSQQEVYSTTTADLVEAVLQGRNGSVFCYGATGAGKTYTMLGTTENPGVMVLAIKDLFTKVRQRSCDGNHTVRLSYLEVYNETVRDLLSPGRPLVLREDKQGIIAAGLTQYRAYSTDEVIALLQKGNQNRTTEPTRANETSSRSHAILQVVVEYRVKDASMNVVNRVGKLSLIDLAGSERALATDQRTLRSLEGANINRSLLALSSCINALVEGKKHIPYRNSKLTQLLKDSLGGVCNTVMIANISPGNLSFGETQNTLHWADRAKEIRTKACEANFQIQHLPESETDKAKLLLELQKENRELRIQLARQQQKLLTLQVQSLAANASSTPSSISSLLTPNSQTNDKRKTRPSTLAGNCFTPESRKRREDDTVRELQRTVKTLEAEIERMKKEHGSQIKKKDERIYELSRKSVKTLGRDSKEGTKRVVTRASLRPKESNIGELKSPSHRFKSPAPTTKKRSFWDITTVNSPSMATLTNGRKTRGCVIAEPAVAPSMLLQVCRYGIDQEVS from the exons ATGCCAGTGTCAACCAGGTCTCAAATCAACAACCAAGACCAAAATGGCTCAAACACAGAGCAAAGAACAAGAAATACCTCGGATCAAGAAGGGACCCATGCGAGCGTTCCATTAAGAAACCCTCACCAAGGCTTGAAAGAGAAACTGAAAGCTTTGACTCTCTTGTATGAGCAGCAAAAAAAAGCTTCTTCAACTCTGAGGAACCTCTCTCCCAAACCTGAAGACAAAAGATTCTCGACAAATCCAAGCGTGGATCTCCTCAGTTCTTGCAGAAAAAAGGAGAAAGATTTTGAAGAAACCAAAGATTCTGAACAAGACAATGTAATTAAAGACAGTAAGATACCTACGGTGCCTACATTGCCTTATGCGATGCTTAATTCTACAGTCACAAGAAACCTTCAAGCCCCTGCGAACGATGCTAAGGAGAATCCTGTGATGGATCCAGATCGTGTTATTGGGTTCTCTTTGTGTGCAAGAAAAGCCAATGTTTCAACTACGGTCGCGAGGAAGCTTTCGATGGAAAGTTCAGTGCCACAAACAGAGCCAAGAGGGTTTCTTGGGAACGAAAATGTGCTAGAAGTAGGAAAATTGGAGGCTGTTTACCAGAAAAATGAGGCTAGTGAAAGCCGCATTTTAGTGTTTGTGAGGCTTAGGCCTATGTTCAGGAAAGAAAGAGAGGCTGGTTTGCGCTGCTGTGTGAAGATTGTGAATAGAAAAGATGTGTATTTGACCGAGTTTGCTAATGAGAATGATTATCTTAGGCTAAAGAGGATTCGTGGACGCCATTTCGCCTTTGATGCTTCCTTTTCGGATTCAACTTCTCAACAGGAAGTTTATTCTACCAC GACAGCAGACCTTGTGGAGGCAGTGTTGCAAGGAAGGAATGGATCAGTATTTTGCTATGGTGCCACTGGTGCTGGAAAAACATACACAATGCTTGGGACAACGGAGAATCCTGGAGTGATGGTATTGGCAATTAAGGATCTTTTCACCAAAGTTAGACAGAGAAGTTGTGATGGAAACCATACAGTTCGTCTTTCATACCTTGAAGTTTATAATGAAACTGTCAGAGATTTGCTCTCTCCTGGAAGGCCTCTAGTGCTCAGAGAAGATAAACAG GGAATTATAGCAGCTGGCCTCACTCAGTACAGAGCTTATTCTACAGATGAA GTAATTGCATTGCTTcaaaaaggaaatcaaaaccGAACAACTGAACCGACGCGTGCCAACGAAACCTCTTCAAGATCACATGCTATTCTGCAG GTTGTGGTTGAATACCGAGTTAAGGATGCTTCCATGAATGTTGTAAATAGAGTGGGGAAGCTCTCACTTATTGATCTTGCTGGGTCAGAGAGAGCTCTAGCAACTGATCAGAGAACTCTTAGATCACTTGAGGGTGCAAACATAAATCGGTCACTCCTTGCACTAAGCAGCTGCATCAATGCCCTTGTTGAGGGTAAGAAACACATACCATATCGAAACTCCAAGCTCACTCAACTTCTCAAGGATTCATTAGGTGGAGTTTGCAACACTGTAATGATTGCAAATATCAGTCCAGGCAATCTCTCATTTGGTGAAACTCAAAACACCCTGCATTGGGCTGATCGAGCGAAGGAGATTCGAACCAAG GCATGTGAGGCAAATTTTCAAATACAACATCTACCAGAATCTGAAACTGATAAGGCCAAGTTATTACTTGAATTGCAAAAAGAGAACCGTGAATTGCGAATACAATTAGCTCGCCAGCAACAAAAGCTACTAACCCTCCAAGTACAATCCTTGGCTGCAAATGCCTCCTCAACCCCTTCATCAATTTCCTCTCTCCTAACTCCTAATTCCCAAACAAATGATAAACGAAAAACTAGGCCTTCCACTTTAGCTGGAAACTGTTTCACTCCTGAATCTAGGAAAAGGAGAGAAGATGACACAGTTAGAGAGCTTCAGCGAACTGTGAAGACATTAGAGGCAGAGATTGAGAgaatgaagaaagaacatgggtcacaaataaaaaagaaggatgAACGTATTTATGAGCTTTCTCGTAAGAGTGTGAAAACACTGGGAAGAGATTCAAAAGAAGGGACAAAGAGAGTGGTAACTAGAGCCAGCTTGAGACCGAAGGAATCAAACATTGGTGAGTTGAAGAGTCCAAGTCACCGCTTCAAGTCACCGGCTCCAACTACAAAGAAACGAAGCTTTTGGGATATAACAACCGTTAACAGCCCATCCATGGCTACACTAACAAACGGAAGAAAAACAAGAGGTTGTGTAATTGCAGAACCTGCAGTAGCTCCTTCCATGCTTCTTCAG gtttgcagatacgggatagaccaggaggtcagctag
- the LOC110615101 gene encoding kinesin-like protein KIN-8A isoform X4, which produces MPVSTRSQINNQDQNGSNTEQRTRNTSDQEGTHASVPLRNPHQGLKEKLKALTLLYEQQKKASSTLRNLSPKPEDKRFSTNPSVDLLSSCRKKEKDFEETKDSEQDNVIKDSKIPTVPTLPYAMLNSTVTRNLQAPANDAKENPVMDPDRVIGFSLCARKANVSTTVARKLSMESSVPQTEPRGFLGNENVLEVGKLEAVYQKNEASESRILVFVRLRPMFRKEREAGLRCCVKIVNRKDVYLTEFANENDYLRLKRIRGRHFAFDASFSDSTSQQEVYSTTTADLVEAVLQGRNGSVFCYGATGAGKTYTMLGTTENPGVMVLAIKDLFTKVRQRSCDGNHTVRLSYLEVYNETVRDLLSPGRPLVLREDKQGIIAAGLTQYRAYSTDEVIALLQKGNQNRTTEPTRANETSSRSHAILQVVVEYRVKDASMNVVNRVGKLSLIDLAGSERALATDQRTLRSLEGANINRSLLALSSCINALVEGKKHIPYRNSKLTQLLKDSLGGVCNTVMIANISPGNLSFGETQNTLHWADRAKEIRTKACEANFQIQHLPESETDKAKLLLELQKENRELRIQLARQQQKLLTLQVQSLAANASSTPSSISSLLTPNSQTNDKRKTRPSTLAGNCFTPESRKRREDDTVRELQRTVKTLEAEIERMKKEHGSQIKKKDERIYELSRKSVKTLGRDSKEGTKRVVTRASLRPKESNIGELKSPSHRFKSPAPTTKKRSFWDITTVNSPSMATLTNGRKTRGCVIAEPAVAPSMLLQIFEQKE; this is translated from the exons ATGCCAGTGTCAACCAGGTCTCAAATCAACAACCAAGACCAAAATGGCTCAAACACAGAGCAAAGAACAAGAAATACCTCGGATCAAGAAGGGACCCATGCGAGCGTTCCATTAAGAAACCCTCACCAAGGCTTGAAAGAGAAACTGAAAGCTTTGACTCTCTTGTATGAGCAGCAAAAAAAAGCTTCTTCAACTCTGAGGAACCTCTCTCCCAAACCTGAAGACAAAAGATTCTCGACAAATCCAAGCGTGGATCTCCTCAGTTCTTGCAGAAAAAAGGAGAAAGATTTTGAAGAAACCAAAGATTCTGAACAAGACAATGTAATTAAAGACAGTAAGATACCTACGGTGCCTACATTGCCTTATGCGATGCTTAATTCTACAGTCACAAGAAACCTTCAAGCCCCTGCGAACGATGCTAAGGAGAATCCTGTGATGGATCCAGATCGTGTTATTGGGTTCTCTTTGTGTGCAAGAAAAGCCAATGTTTCAACTACGGTCGCGAGGAAGCTTTCGATGGAAAGTTCAGTGCCACAAACAGAGCCAAGAGGGTTTCTTGGGAACGAAAATGTGCTAGAAGTAGGAAAATTGGAGGCTGTTTACCAGAAAAATGAGGCTAGTGAAAGCCGCATTTTAGTGTTTGTGAGGCTTAGGCCTATGTTCAGGAAAGAAAGAGAGGCTGGTTTGCGCTGCTGTGTGAAGATTGTGAATAGAAAAGATGTGTATTTGACCGAGTTTGCTAATGAGAATGATTATCTTAGGCTAAAGAGGATTCGTGGACGCCATTTCGCCTTTGATGCTTCCTTTTCGGATTCAACTTCTCAACAGGAAGTTTATTCTACCAC GACAGCAGACCTTGTGGAGGCAGTGTTGCAAGGAAGGAATGGATCAGTATTTTGCTATGGTGCCACTGGTGCTGGAAAAACATACACAATGCTTGGGACAACGGAGAATCCTGGAGTGATGGTATTGGCAATTAAGGATCTTTTCACCAAAGTTAGACAGAGAAGTTGTGATGGAAACCATACAGTTCGTCTTTCATACCTTGAAGTTTATAATGAAACTGTCAGAGATTTGCTCTCTCCTGGAAGGCCTCTAGTGCTCAGAGAAGATAAACAG GGAATTATAGCAGCTGGCCTCACTCAGTACAGAGCTTATTCTACAGATGAA GTAATTGCATTGCTTcaaaaaggaaatcaaaaccGAACAACTGAACCGACGCGTGCCAACGAAACCTCTTCAAGATCACATGCTATTCTGCAG GTTGTGGTTGAATACCGAGTTAAGGATGCTTCCATGAATGTTGTAAATAGAGTGGGGAAGCTCTCACTTATTGATCTTGCTGGGTCAGAGAGAGCTCTAGCAACTGATCAGAGAACTCTTAGATCACTTGAGGGTGCAAACATAAATCGGTCACTCCTTGCACTAAGCAGCTGCATCAATGCCCTTGTTGAGGGTAAGAAACACATACCATATCGAAACTCCAAGCTCACTCAACTTCTCAAGGATTCATTAGGTGGAGTTTGCAACACTGTAATGATTGCAAATATCAGTCCAGGCAATCTCTCATTTGGTGAAACTCAAAACACCCTGCATTGGGCTGATCGAGCGAAGGAGATTCGAACCAAG GCATGTGAGGCAAATTTTCAAATACAACATCTACCAGAATCTGAAACTGATAAGGCCAAGTTATTACTTGAATTGCAAAAAGAGAACCGTGAATTGCGAATACAATTAGCTCGCCAGCAACAAAAGCTACTAACCCTCCAAGTACAATCCTTGGCTGCAAATGCCTCCTCAACCCCTTCATCAATTTCCTCTCTCCTAACTCCTAATTCCCAAACAAATGATAAACGAAAAACTAGGCCTTCCACTTTAGCTGGAAACTGTTTCACTCCTGAATCTAGGAAAAGGAGAGAAGATGACACAGTTAGAGAGCTTCAGCGAACTGTGAAGACATTAGAGGCAGAGATTGAGAgaatgaagaaagaacatgggtcacaaataaaaaagaaggatgAACGTATTTATGAGCTTTCTCGTAAGAGTGTGAAAACACTGGGAAGAGATTCAAAAGAAGGGACAAAGAGAGTGGTAACTAGAGCCAGCTTGAGACCGAAGGAATCAAACATTGGTGAGTTGAAGAGTCCAAGTCACCGCTTCAAGTCACCGGCTCCAACTACAAAGAAACGAAGCTTTTGGGATATAACAACCGTTAACAGCCCATCCATGGCTACACTAACAAACGGAAGAAAAACAAGAGGTTGTGTAATTGCAGAACCTGCAGTAGCTCCTTCCATGCTTCTTCAG atatttgagcaaaaagagtaa
- the LOC110615101 gene encoding kinesin-like protein KIN-8A isoform X1: MPVSTRSQINNQDQNGSNTEQRTRNTSDQEGTHASVPLRNPHQGLKEKLKALTLLYEQQKKASSTLRNLSPKPEDKRFSTNPSVDLLSSCRKKEKDFEETKDSEQDNVIKDSKIPTVPTLPYAMLNSTVTRNLQAPANDAKENPVMDPDRVIGFSLCARKANVSTTVARKLSMESSVPQTEPRGFLGNENVLEVGKLEAVYQKNEASESRILVFVRLRPMFRKEREAGLRCCVKIVNRKDVYLTEFANENDYLRLKRIRGRHFAFDASFSDSTSQQEVYSTTTADLVEAVLQGRNGSVFCYGATGAGKTYTMLGTTENPGVMVLAIKDLFTKVRQRSCDGNHTVRLSYLEVYNETVRDLLSPGRPLVLREDKQGIIAAGLTQYRAYSTDEVIALLQKGNQNRTTEPTRANETSSRSHAILQVVVEYRVKDASMNVVNRVGKLSLIDLAGSERALATDQRTLRSLEGANINRSLLALSSCINALVEGKKHIPYRNSKLTQLLKDSLGGVCNTVMIANISPGNLSFGETQNTLHWADRAKEIRTKACEANFQIQHLPESETDKAKLLLELQKENRELRIQLARQQQKLLTLQVQSLAANASSTPSSISSLLTPNSQTNDKRKTRPSTLAGNCFTPESRKRREDDTVRELQRTVKTLEAEIERMKKEHGSQIKKKDERIYELSRKSVKTLGRDSKEGTKRVVTRASLRPKESNIGELKSPSHRFKSPAPTTKKRSFWDITTVNSPSMATLTNGRKTRGCVIAEPAVAPSMLLQVFALLLCFPLHNRNSIIFYN; this comes from the exons ATGCCAGTGTCAACCAGGTCTCAAATCAACAACCAAGACCAAAATGGCTCAAACACAGAGCAAAGAACAAGAAATACCTCGGATCAAGAAGGGACCCATGCGAGCGTTCCATTAAGAAACCCTCACCAAGGCTTGAAAGAGAAACTGAAAGCTTTGACTCTCTTGTATGAGCAGCAAAAAAAAGCTTCTTCAACTCTGAGGAACCTCTCTCCCAAACCTGAAGACAAAAGATTCTCGACAAATCCAAGCGTGGATCTCCTCAGTTCTTGCAGAAAAAAGGAGAAAGATTTTGAAGAAACCAAAGATTCTGAACAAGACAATGTAATTAAAGACAGTAAGATACCTACGGTGCCTACATTGCCTTATGCGATGCTTAATTCTACAGTCACAAGAAACCTTCAAGCCCCTGCGAACGATGCTAAGGAGAATCCTGTGATGGATCCAGATCGTGTTATTGGGTTCTCTTTGTGTGCAAGAAAAGCCAATGTTTCAACTACGGTCGCGAGGAAGCTTTCGATGGAAAGTTCAGTGCCACAAACAGAGCCAAGAGGGTTTCTTGGGAACGAAAATGTGCTAGAAGTAGGAAAATTGGAGGCTGTTTACCAGAAAAATGAGGCTAGTGAAAGCCGCATTTTAGTGTTTGTGAGGCTTAGGCCTATGTTCAGGAAAGAAAGAGAGGCTGGTTTGCGCTGCTGTGTGAAGATTGTGAATAGAAAAGATGTGTATTTGACCGAGTTTGCTAATGAGAATGATTATCTTAGGCTAAAGAGGATTCGTGGACGCCATTTCGCCTTTGATGCTTCCTTTTCGGATTCAACTTCTCAACAGGAAGTTTATTCTACCAC GACAGCAGACCTTGTGGAGGCAGTGTTGCAAGGAAGGAATGGATCAGTATTTTGCTATGGTGCCACTGGTGCTGGAAAAACATACACAATGCTTGGGACAACGGAGAATCCTGGAGTGATGGTATTGGCAATTAAGGATCTTTTCACCAAAGTTAGACAGAGAAGTTGTGATGGAAACCATACAGTTCGTCTTTCATACCTTGAAGTTTATAATGAAACTGTCAGAGATTTGCTCTCTCCTGGAAGGCCTCTAGTGCTCAGAGAAGATAAACAG GGAATTATAGCAGCTGGCCTCACTCAGTACAGAGCTTATTCTACAGATGAA GTAATTGCATTGCTTcaaaaaggaaatcaaaaccGAACAACTGAACCGACGCGTGCCAACGAAACCTCTTCAAGATCACATGCTATTCTGCAG GTTGTGGTTGAATACCGAGTTAAGGATGCTTCCATGAATGTTGTAAATAGAGTGGGGAAGCTCTCACTTATTGATCTTGCTGGGTCAGAGAGAGCTCTAGCAACTGATCAGAGAACTCTTAGATCACTTGAGGGTGCAAACATAAATCGGTCACTCCTTGCACTAAGCAGCTGCATCAATGCCCTTGTTGAGGGTAAGAAACACATACCATATCGAAACTCCAAGCTCACTCAACTTCTCAAGGATTCATTAGGTGGAGTTTGCAACACTGTAATGATTGCAAATATCAGTCCAGGCAATCTCTCATTTGGTGAAACTCAAAACACCCTGCATTGGGCTGATCGAGCGAAGGAGATTCGAACCAAG GCATGTGAGGCAAATTTTCAAATACAACATCTACCAGAATCTGAAACTGATAAGGCCAAGTTATTACTTGAATTGCAAAAAGAGAACCGTGAATTGCGAATACAATTAGCTCGCCAGCAACAAAAGCTACTAACCCTCCAAGTACAATCCTTGGCTGCAAATGCCTCCTCAACCCCTTCATCAATTTCCTCTCTCCTAACTCCTAATTCCCAAACAAATGATAAACGAAAAACTAGGCCTTCCACTTTAGCTGGAAACTGTTTCACTCCTGAATCTAGGAAAAGGAGAGAAGATGACACAGTTAGAGAGCTTCAGCGAACTGTGAAGACATTAGAGGCAGAGATTGAGAgaatgaagaaagaacatgggtcacaaataaaaaagaaggatgAACGTATTTATGAGCTTTCTCGTAAGAGTGTGAAAACACTGGGAAGAGATTCAAAAGAAGGGACAAAGAGAGTGGTAACTAGAGCCAGCTTGAGACCGAAGGAATCAAACATTGGTGAGTTGAAGAGTCCAAGTCACCGCTTCAAGTCACCGGCTCCAACTACAAAGAAACGAAGCTTTTGGGATATAACAACCGTTAACAGCCCATCCATGGCTACACTAACAAACGGAAGAAAAACAAGAGGTTGTGTAATTGCAGAACCTGCAGTAGCTCCTTCCATGCTTCTTCAGGTATTTGCTCTCCTCCTTTGTTTTCCCCTGCACAATAGAAACAGTATCATTTTCTACAACTAA
- the LOC110615101 gene encoding kinesin-like protein KIN-8A isoform X2 produces the protein MPVSTRSQINNQDQNGSNTEQRTRNTSDQEGTHASVPLRNPHQGLKEKLKALTLLYEQQKKASSTLRNLSPKPEDKRFSTNPSVDLLSSCRKKEKDFEETKDSEQDNVIKDSKIPTVPTLPYAMLNSTVTRNLQAPANDAKENPVMDPDRVIGFSLCARKANVSTTVARKLSMESSVPQTEPRGFLGNENVLEVGKLEAVYQKNEASESRILVFVRLRPMFRKEREAGLRCCVKIVNRKDVYLTEFANENDYLRLKRIRGRHFAFDASFSDSTSQQEVYSTTTADLVEAVLQGRNGSVFCYGATGAGKTYTMLGTTENPGVMVLAIKDLFTKVRQRSCDGNHTVRLSYLEVYNETVRDLLSPGRPLVLREDKQGIIAAGLTQYRAYSTDEVIALLQKGNQNRTTEPTRANETSSRSHAILQVVVEYRVKDASMNVVNRVGKLSLIDLAGSERALATDQRTLRSLEGANINRSLLALSSCINALVEGKKHIPYRNSKLTQLLKDSLGGVCNTVMIANISPGNLSFGETQNTLHWADRAKEIRTKACEANFQIQHLPESETDKAKLLLELQKENRELRIQLARQQQKLLTLQVQSLAANASSTPSSISSLLTPNSQTNDKRKTRPSTLAGNCFTPESRKRREDDTVRELQRTVKTLEAEIERMKKEHGSQIKKKDERIYELSRKSVKTLGRDSKEGTKRVVTRASLRPKESNIGELKSPSHRFKSPAPTTKKRSFWDITTVNSPSMATLTNGRKTRGCVIAEPAVAPSMLLQVCRYGIDQEVS, from the exons ATGCCAGTGTCAACCAGGTCTCAAATCAACAACCAAGACCAAAATGGCTCAAACACAGAGCAAAGAACAAGAAATACCTCGGATCAAGAAGGGACCCATGCGAGCGTTCCATTAAGAAACCCTCACCAAGGCTTGAAAGAGAAACTGAAAGCTTTGACTCTCTTGTATGAGCAGCAAAAAAAAGCTTCTTCAACTCTGAGGAACCTCTCTCCCAAACCTGAAGACAAAAGATTCTCGACAAATCCAAGCGTGGATCTCCTCAGTTCTTGCAGAAAAAAGGAGAAAGATTTTGAAGAAACCAAAGATTCTGAACAAGACAATGTAATTAAAGACAGTAAGATACCTACGGTGCCTACATTGCCTTATGCGATGCTTAATTCTACAGTCACAAGAAACCTTCAAGCCCCTGCGAACGATGCTAAGGAGAATCCTGTGATGGATCCAGATCGTGTTATTGGGTTCTCTTTGTGTGCAAGAAAAGCCAATGTTTCAACTACGGTCGCGAGGAAGCTTTCGATGGAAAGTTCAGTGCCACAAACAGAGCCAAGAGGGTTTCTTGGGAACGAAAATGTGCTAGAAGTAGGAAAATTGGAGGCTGTTTACCAGAAAAATGAGGCTAGTGAAAGCCGCATTTTAGTGTTTGTGAGGCTTAGGCCTATGTTCAGGAAAGAAAGAGAGGCTGGTTTGCGCTGCTGTGTGAAGATTGTGAATAGAAAAGATGTGTATTTGACCGAGTTTGCTAATGAGAATGATTATCTTAGGCTAAAGAGGATTCGTGGACGCCATTTCGCCTTTGATGCTTCCTTTTCGGATTCAACTTCTCAACAGGAAGTTTATTCTACCAC GACAGCAGACCTTGTGGAGGCAGTGTTGCAAGGAAGGAATGGATCAGTATTTTGCTATGGTGCCACTGGTGCTGGAAAAACATACACAATGCTTGGGACAACGGAGAATCCTGGAGTGATGGTATTGGCAATTAAGGATCTTTTCACCAAAGTTAGACAGAGAAGTTGTGATGGAAACCATACAGTTCGTCTTTCATACCTTGAAGTTTATAATGAAACTGTCAGAGATTTGCTCTCTCCTGGAAGGCCTCTAGTGCTCAGAGAAGATAAACAG GGAATTATAGCAGCTGGCCTCACTCAGTACAGAGCTTATTCTACAGATGAA GTAATTGCATTGCTTcaaaaaggaaatcaaaaccGAACAACTGAACCGACGCGTGCCAACGAAACCTCTTCAAGATCACATGCTATTCTGCAG GTTGTGGTTGAATACCGAGTTAAGGATGCTTCCATGAATGTTGTAAATAGAGTGGGGAAGCTCTCACTTATTGATCTTGCTGGGTCAGAGAGAGCTCTAGCAACTGATCAGAGAACTCTTAGATCACTTGAGGGTGCAAACATAAATCGGTCACTCCTTGCACTAAGCAGCTGCATCAATGCCCTTGTTGAGGGTAAGAAACACATACCATATCGAAACTCCAAGCTCACTCAACTTCTCAAGGATTCATTAGGTGGAGTTTGCAACACTGTAATGATTGCAAATATCAGTCCAGGCAATCTCTCATTTGGTGAAACTCAAAACACCCTGCATTGGGCTGATCGAGCGAAGGAGATTCGAACCAAG GCATGTGAGGCAAATTTTCAAATACAACATCTACCAGAATCTGAAACTGATAAGGCCAAGTTATTACTTGAATTGCAAAAAGAGAACCGTGAATTGCGAATACAATTAGCTCGCCAGCAACAAAAGCTACTAACCCTCCAAGTACAATCCTTGGCTGCAAATGCCTCCTCAACCCCTTCATCAATTTCCTCTCTCCTAACTCCTAATTCCCAAACAAATGATAAACGAAAAACTAGGCCTTCCACTTTAGCTGGAAACTGTTTCACTCCTGAATCTAGGAAAAGGAGAGAAGATGACACAGTTAGAGAGCTTCAGCGAACTGTGAAGACATTAGAGGCAGAGATTGAGAgaatgaagaaagaacatgggtcacaaataaaaaagaaggatgAACGTATTTATGAGCTTTCTCGTAAGAGTGTGAAAACACTGGGAAGAGATTCAAAAGAAGGGACAAAGAGAGTGGTAACTAGAGCCAGCTTGAGACCGAAGGAATCAAACATTGGTGAGTTGAAGAGTCCAAGTCACCGCTTCAAGTCACCGGCTCCAACTACAAAGAAACGAAGCTTTTGGGATATAACAACCGTTAACAGCCCATCCATGGCTACACTAACAAACGGAAGAAAAACAAGAGGTTGTGTAATTGCAGAACCTGCAGTAGCTCCTTCCATGCTTCTTCAG
- the LOC110614907 gene encoding peptidyl-prolyl cis-trans isomerase CYP26-2, chloroplastic, producing MDLVCIFSYLQNCLPARKFSSFKRPHSRNTKPSTLHREMLQNPKPLQSSIKLHSPIPPTHFPIIKQCCKLSRREIAIFSNSSLLLLLSSQSLEPLYLSKARAEENFPGASKSDQQEEKTGSSPNCSNQTATKRAFLDISIDGEPVGRIVVGLYGEGVPAGAARFSNLVSGAAGISYRRKEFIKIMPNYVQHGGVRSYGVDAELASRKGSNLAVESLTDEWERQNECSGIKNSAGSVSIIVRDPLKPPPKLKLIAKKGKLEIDQEQVGTDPNGTEFVIATRDSPDLDDSNLVIGRVLEGMEVVERIGEVKTVQENTGSPYFRVAKLIGDKRAVVAERGFNRPYSKVIVTNCGLLE from the exons ATGGATCTGGTTTGTATCTTTTCTTATCTTCAAAATTGCCTTCCTGCAAGAAAATTCTCTAGCTTCAAAAGGCCACACAGCAGAAACACAAAGCCCTCTACTCTTCACAGGGAAATGTTACAAAATCCCAAACCCCTCCAATCCTCCATTAAGCTCCATTCTCCAATACCACCCACACATTTCCCAATCATCAAACAATGCTGCAAGTTGTCTCGCAGAGAGATTGCAATTTTCAGCAATTCTTCATTGCTTCTTCTTCTCAGCTCTCAATCTTTGGAACCACTTTACCTGTCAAAAGCAAGAGCTGAAGAAAATTTTCCAGGAGCCAGTAAAAGTGATCAGCAAGAAGAGAAAACAGGAAGTAGTCCAAACTGCAGCAACCAAACTGCAACGAAGAGAGCATTTCTTGATATATCCATTGACGGAGAACCTGTTGGCCGCATTGTTGTTGGATTATATGGAGAGGGTGTTCCAGCTGGAGCTGCTAGGTTCAGTAATCTTGTGAGTGGAGCTGCTGGAATTAGCTACAGAAGAAAAGAGTTCATCAAAATCATGCCAAATTATGTGCAACATGGTGGGGTGAGATCTTATGGTGTGGATGCCGAGCTTGCAAGTAGAAAAGGAAGTAATTTAGCAGTTGAAAGCCTCACAGATGAATGGGAGAGACAGAATGAGTGTTCAGGGATCAAGAATTCAGCTGGAAGTGTTAGCATAATTGTGAGGGATCCATTGAAACCTCCTCCAAAGTTGAAGTTGATTGCAAAAAAGGGGAAGTTAGAGATTGATCAAGAACAGGTGGGAACTGATCCAAATGGTACAGAATTTGTAATCGCCACAAGGGATTCACCAGACCTGGATGACTCAAATCTGGTGATTGGAAGAGTACTAGAAGGAATGGAGGTTGTGGAGAGAATTGGGGAAGTGAAGACAGTACAAGAGAATACTGGTTCCCCCTATTTCAG AGTTGCAAAGCTTATAGGAGACAAGAGGGCAGTTGTTGCAGAAAGAGGCTTTAACAGACCCTATTCAAAGGTGATTGTCACTAATTGTGGCTTGCTGGAATAA